One Tubulanus polymorphus chromosome 5, tnTubPoly1.2, whole genome shotgun sequence DNA segment encodes these proteins:
- the LOC141906489 gene encoding threonine--tRNA ligase 1, cytoplasmic-like, producing MLSRANNLHLVVKRIGFTVFQRMSFQSSAPMEKKKKKPEAAGSGDSYPLEMMPPPEFIAAREILWNKLKKEYDDWVQKQEPAAIKVTLPDGKEVEAQSWRTTPYEVAKGISQGLADSVVVAKVNGELWDLDRPFEKDAALQLIKFDDDDGQYVFWHSSAHILGEAMERHYGGHLCYGPPVENGFYYDMWLEGRQVSSHDFKNLETVVKSAIKEKQPFERLEMKKEDLLEMFKYNKFKQRILNEKVTTPTTTVYKCGPLIDLCRGPHVRHTGKVKSFSITKNSATYWEGKSDAESLQRIYGISFPDAKQMKEWKKFQEEAAKRDHRKIGRDQELFFFHELSPGSCFFLPKGAFIYNTLVDFIKGEYRNRGFQEVVSPNIYNKKLWETSGHWQHYSENIFQFEVEKEIYALKPMNCPGHCLMFGHRPRSWKELPLRMADFGVLHRNELSGALTGLTRVRRFQQDDAHIFCRPDQVGDEMKGCIDFLKNVYGIFGFTFKLYLSTRPEKYLGEISQWDTAEDALKTSLNASGFPWQLNEGDGAFYGPKIDITIFDALKRAHQCATIQLDFQLPQRFDLHFVTGEEGGDKQRPIIIHRAVLGSVERMIAILCENYGGKWPFWLSPRQAVVIPIAPVFDDYAKQVKDEIYAAGFQVDCDLDPGTTLNKKVRNNQLAQYNFILVVGENEKLNGTVNVRTRDNKVHGEHSIAKVIERFTEFKQTKILEAEEKF from the exons ATGCTTAGTCGAGCAAATAATCTTCATCTCGTCGTGAAACGTATCGGATTCACTGTCTTTCAAAGAATGAGTTTTCAATCG TCGGCTCCAatggaaaagaaaaagaagaaaccaGAAGCTGCTGGCAGTGGCGATTCATATCCACTTGAG ATGATGCCACCACCGGAATTCATAGCCGCGCGCGAAATTCTAtggaataaattgaaaaaggaATACGACGATTGGGTTCAAAAGCAAGAACCCGCAGCCATCAAAGTTACCCTTCCTGACGGCAAGGAAGTTGAAGCCCAGTCATGGCGTACAACCCCGTATGAAGTCGCCAAGGGTATTAG CCAAGGATTAGCTGATAGTGTCGTCGTAGCTAAAGTCAACGGTGAATTGTGGGATTTAGATCGACCGTTCGAAAAAGATGCCGCCCTACAACTTATCAAATTTGACGACGACGATG gTCAGTACGTATTTTGGCACAGTAGCGCACATATACTCGGTGAAGCAATGGAAAGACATTATGGAGGCCATTTGTGCTACGGACCCCCAGTTGAAAACGGCTTTTATTACGACATGTGGCTCGAAGGACG GCAAGTTTCATCTCACGATTTCAAAAACCTAGAAACCGTAGTGAAGTCGGCGATCAAGGAGAAACAGCCGTTTGAACgccttgaaatgaaaaaagaagatCTGTTAGAAATGTTCAAG TACAATAAATTTAAACAgagaattttgaatgaaaaagtcaCCACTCCGACTACAACTGTGTACAA ATGTGGCCCGCTTATAGATTTATGCCGCGGTCCTCACGTACGACATACCggaaaagtgaaatcattttcaattacaaag AATTCGGCTACGTACTGGGAAGGCAAGTCCGACGCCGAGTCGTTGCAACGGATTTACGGAATTTCGTTTCCCGACGCGAAACAGATGAAAGAGTGGAAGAAGTTCCAGGAAGAAGCTGCGAAAAGGGATCACCGTAAAATCGGAAGA GATCAAGAATTGTTTTTCTTCCACGAACTGAGTCCGGGCAGCTGTTTCTTCCTGCCGAAAGGAGCCTTCATCTATAATACGCTTGTCGATTTCATTAAG gGCGAGTACAGAAATCGTGGTTTTCAAGAAGTTGTGTCGCCGAATATATACAACAAAAAGCTATGGGAAACATCTGGACATTGGCAACACTATTCT GAAAATATATTCCAATTTGaagttgaaaaagaaatctatGCGTTGAAACCGATGAATTGTCCTGGCCATTG TCTTATGTTTGGCCATCGTCCGCGATCGTGGAAAGAGTTGCCGTTAAGGATGGCTGATTTCGGCGTTCTGCACCGCAACGAGTTATCCGGCGCGTTGACCGGGCTTACTAGAGTGAGACGATTCCAACAGGACGACGCGCATATTTTCTGTCGACCTGATCAA GtaggtgatgaaatgaagggTTGTATCGACTTCTTGAAGAACGTCTACGGAATTTTCGGATTCACGTTCAAACTTTACTTGTCTACGCGACCGGAGAAATATCTCGGCGAGATTTCGCAATGGGATACAGCTGAAGAT GCTTTGAAAACTAGTTTGAATGCATCTGGATTCCCGTGGCAGTTAAATGAAGGCGATGGAGCGTTCTACGGACCTAAG ATCGACATCACGATTTTTGACGCGTTGAAGCGCGCCCATCAATGCGCTACGATACAACTCGATTTCCAGTTACCTCAACGATTCGATCTTCACTTCGTGAC CGGCGAAGAAGGAGGCGACAAACAGCGTCCGATAATCATTCATCGAGCCGTACTCGGATCCGTAGAACGTATGATCGCGATTCTGTGCGAAAACTATGGTGGCAAATGGCCGTTCTGGCTGTCTCCGCGTCAAGCCGTCGTTATTCCGATCGCCCCGGTATTTGATGACTACGCCAAACAA GTAAAAGATGAAATATACGCAGCCGGATTTCAAGTAGACTGTGATCTGGATCCGGGCACAACGCTGAACAAGAAAGTCAGAAATAATCAACTGGCCCAGTACAACTTTATTTTAG TCGTCGGTGAAAACGAGAAGTTGAACGGAACGGTGAACGTACGCACTCGAGACAACAAGGTACACGGCGAACACAGCATCGCGAAAGTCATCGAACGCTTCACCGAATTCAAGCAGACGAAGATACTAGAAGCCGAGGAAAAATTCTAG
- the LOC141906490 gene encoding uncharacterized protein LOC141906490 has product MWRENVVDGPFSQRSASGLMNYYDRNRMTINRARRSRTNAQREITKLPRSQSELQPVKPQQLNGDKTSKKCDSKNHKSTINDTTDECSPDLKSANTCAATDARCRINEEVKIFKVWGNLRKVGYPKIHSTLPTQRDIERERKIIEFERIHRNHPHQVEYKRLWEIFHRDDTMAPPTIEDTR; this is encoded by the exons ATGTGGCGGGAGAATGTCGTTGATGGTCCATTTTCGCAGAGATCTGCTTCGggattaatgaattattacgACAGAAATAGAATGACGATCAACCGCGCTCGGAGATCGCGAACGAATGCGCAACGCGAAATAACCAAATTGCCCCGTTCGCAGTCGGAGCTGCAGCCGGTTAAGCCGCAGCAGTTGAACGGTGACAAAACATCCAAGAAATGCGACTCTAAAAATCATAAGTCAACAATTAACGATACAACCGATGAATGCAGTCCGGATTTGAAATCAGCAAATACGTGCGCTGCAACAGATGCGCGCTGTCGCATAAACGAAGAAGTTAAAATCTTCAAAGTGTGGGGAAATTTACGCAAAGTCGGTTATCCGAAAATCCACTCAACTCTCCCAACTCAGCGAG ACATCGAGAGGGAGCGGAAAATCATCGAATTCGAACGAATCCATCGCAATCATCCTCATCAAGTGGAATACAAGCGCCTCTGGGAGATTTTTCATCGCGACGATACAATGGCGCCACCTACCATAGAAGACACTCGATAG
- the LOC141906066 gene encoding uncharacterized protein LOC141906066, with translation MDKHYCLIPWIITSKTDMAAHICYAALNIIEKYKEDTEFDTKDIVFIATFSVRLCGMVLGMIFVNYKFQRHINRNRQDGKSARNTTETTEPVSPPSYKTDPPSYKEPITATDPFPKSAPPSYKHNDQPENRGQPENRLVNPSTNVINTRDSLPLLDGPQEWVNEVLFYRNICFPRITLNNNARIVDIEGAGDNSTSAADVSLPATDYAVSIPATDYTDGNPSDLFHAPDGRCVQTTIPIFYAANMYRQLHRQLFAVEYGNANEEIPCEAAALRS, from the exons ATG gataaacattattgtttgATTCCATGGATTATTACCAGTAAAACCGATATGGCAGCACATATCTGCTACGCTGCTCTAAACATCATAGAAAAATACAAGGAAGACACCGAA TTTGACACAAAAGATATCGTGTTCATCGCGACCTTCTCCGTTAGACTTTGCGGAATG GTACTCGGTATGATATTCGTGAATTATAAGTTTCAACGACACATTAACAGAAACCGACAAGATGGAAAG TCTGCTCGAAATACGACCGAAACAACCGAACCCGTATCACCACCATCTTACAAGACCGACCCGCCGTCTTACAAAGAACCGATCACCGCGACGGATCCATTTCCAAAAAGTGCCCCTCCGTCGTATAAACATAACGATCAACCAGAGAACCGCGGCCAGCCGGAGAACCGACTAGTTAATCCGTCAACCAACGTCATCAATACTAGAGACAGCTTACCACTTTTAGACGGACCGCAAGAATGGGTGAATGAAGTATTGTTCTATCGTAATATTTGCTTCCCGCGCATTACGTTGAACAATAACGCCCGGATTGTTGACATCGAAGGCGCCGGGGATAATAGCACCTCCGCGGCAGACGTTTCTCTGCCCGCAACGGACTACGCAGTTTCAATCCCAGCGACGGATTACACGGATGGGAATCCATCGGATCTGTTTCACGCGCCGGACGGACGCTGCGTTCAGACGACGATTCCGATCTTTTACGCGGCAAATATGTACCGACAATTACACAGACAACTGTTCGCCGTGGAATACGGGAATGCAAACGAGGAAATTCCATGCGAAGCCGCAGCACTTCGATCGTAG